The following are encoded together in the Triticum dicoccoides isolate Atlit2015 ecotype Zavitan chromosome 6B, WEW_v2.0, whole genome shotgun sequence genome:
- the LOC119323219 gene encoding chaperone protein dnaJ 16-like — translation MAGRKFGSFKSENKGDSAASAAGAAAQRRDPYEVLGVGRNATEQEIKSAFRRMALKYHPDKNADDPVASEKFQEATFSYNILSDPDKRRQYDSSGFEAIEADSHELELDLSSLNTVNTMFAALFSKLGVPIKTTVSATVLEEALNGSVEIAQLHLGKSICRKVEKQSAHFYSVDITEEEAKLGLVCRVCSTAKSKFKLLYFEPEENGGLSLALQEDSAKTGKVTSAGMFFLGFPVYRFEHNNSAAAAKDPDSAFFKRLDGFQPCEVNELKEGTHYFAVYGDNFFKSATYTLEVVCAEPFSTEKEKLRSVEAKILAKRSELSKFESEYREVLAKFTEMTSRYAQEMQTIDELLNERNAIHASYTNSPTLKRSSSDSKGKTSSKGSKSDADQSVRKEKKSKSPTTMEASASDEEGPNKKEKKPKERLRRKRWFNIHHLKVDKRRPC, via the exons ATGGCGGGCCGCAAATTTGGGTCGTTCAAGTCGGAGAACAAGGGGGACTCGGCCGCGTCGGCGGCCGGCGCCGCGGCGCAGAGGAGGGACCCGTACGAGGTGCTGGGGGTGGGGCGCAATGCCACGGAGCAGGAGATCAAGAGCGCCTTCCGCCGCATGGCCCTCAA GTACCATCCAGATAAGAATGCAGATGATCCCGTTGCCTCTGAGAAGTTCCAAGAAGCCACATTCTCTTACAACATCCTCTCAGATCCTGATAAAAGGCGGCAGTATGATTCCTCTGGATTCGAG GCCATCGAAGCAGATAGTCACGAACTAGAGCTGGACCTATCAAGTCTCAACACTGTAAATACAATGTTTGCTGCTCTGTTTAG CAAGCTAGGAGTACCAATCAAAACCACAGTTTCGGCAACAGTTTTAGAGGAGGCATTGAATGGCTCGGTGGAGATTGCTCAGCTTCATCTGGGCAAATCCATATGCAGGAAG GTGGAAAAACAATCAGCTCATTTTTATTCAGTGGACATAACGGAAGAAGAAGCCAAATTGGGGTTAGTGTGTAGAGTTTGTTCGACTGCTAAAAGTAAATTCAAG TTGCTCTATTTTGAACCTGAAGAAAACGGTGGGTTAAGCCTTGCTTTACAG GAAGATAGTGCAAAGACAGGGAAAGTTACTTCTGCTGGGATGTTCTTTCTTGGCTTTCCCGTGTACCGTTTTGAACATAATAATTCA GCTGCTGCTGCAAAAGATCCCGATAGTGCATTCTTTAAGAGATTGGATGGTTTTCAACCATGCGAAGTTAATGAACTGAAAGAAGGGACCCATTATTTTGCCGTTTATG GTGATAATTTCTTCAAAAGTGCAACCTATACTTTAGAGGTTGTATGTGCTGAACCGTTTTCCACCGAAAAGGAGAAGCTACGAAGCGTGGAGGCAAAGATACTTGCAAAACGGTCCGAGCTGTCTAAATTTGAGTCGGAGTATAGAGAG GTTTTAGCAAAGTTCACTGAGATGACCAGCAGATATGCTCAAGAAATGCAAACG ATCGATGAGCTTCTCAACGAAAGGAATGCCATTCATGCATCCTACACCAACAGCCCAACTCTAAAGCGGAGTTCCAGTGACAGCAAAGGGAAAACATCCTCTAAAGGGTCCAAAAGTGATGCTGACCAAAGTGTAAGAAAAGAGAAGAAATCTAAGAGTCCGACGACGATGGAGGCATCAGCGAGCGATGAAGAGGGCcctaataaaaaagaaaagaaacctaaAGAGCGGCTTCGCAGGAAGAGATGGTTCAACATCCATCATTTGAAAGTGGACAAAAGAAGACCCTGCTGA